In one window of Candidatus Neomarinimicrobiota bacterium DNA:
- a CDS encoding HAD-IIIA family hydrolase produces the protein MKALFLDVDGILTDSTIYLGPNNLELKRFTVEDGVGCALARQANLTLALISGRHSEATTARAAQLGIKDVYQGYLNKLQPLEELLDKYGFSDGEVAYVGDGLVDLPVLERVGVAISVPNAHPLVKASADYITERSGGQGVVLEVVEWILRHQGRYDEVLAGLRTQIHEAKRIG, from the coding sequence GTGAAGGCCCTCTTCCTGGATGTGGACGGTATCCTCACTGACAGCACGATCTACCTGGGACCGAATAATCTGGAGCTGAAGCGCTTTACCGTGGAGGACGGCGTCGGCTGCGCCCTGGCCCGCCAGGCCAACCTTACCCTGGCCCTGATATCGGGGCGTCATTCCGAGGCCACCACGGCGCGTGCGGCACAGCTAGGCATCAAGGACGTTTACCAAGGCTACCTGAACAAACTGCAGCCCCTGGAGGAGCTGCTGGACAAATATGGTTTCAGCGACGGAGAGGTGGCCTATGTGGGGGATGGCCTGGTTGACCTGCCGGTACTGGAGCGGGTGGGCGTGGCTATCAGCGTGCCCAATGCCCATCCACTGGTGAAGGCATCGGCGGATTACATTACCGAGCGCTCAGGTGGGCAGGGTGTCGTGCTGGAGGTGGTGGAATGGATCCTGAGGCACCAGGGTCGTTATGATGAAGTGCTGGCGGGGCTGCGGACCCAAATACACGAGGCTAAGAGGATTGGCTAG
- a CDS encoding KpsF/GutQ family sugar-phosphate isomerase, which yields MKCWRGCGPKYTRLRGLARKSKRDVLAIGRDVILQEAAAVGALADRLGPMFEEAVNLIYRCEGRVVVTGMGKSGQISRKIAATLTSTGTPALYIHPSESLHGDLGMLGVSDLLLIVSNSGETEDILRMLPTVEVLGIPIVAIVGRPDSTLATKADVWLDASVEREAGPLELAPTSSTAAAMAMGDALAVALLELRDFKPEDFALYHPGGTLGKKLLTTVESLMHGPEKLPLVSLDTVMRQAIFVISEKGLGITGVVDADGHLVGCITDGDLRRGLEGGNHLLDLPAEAVMNREPKRILRRDLAVSALATMEDFEITSLFVMEDEESWQPVGVIHIHDIFKSGIRR from the coding sequence ATGAAGTGCTGGCGGGGCTGCGGACCCAAATACACGAGGCTAAGAGGATTGGCTAGGAAATCGAAGCGCGACGTGTTGGCCATTGGGCGCGACGTTATCCTTCAGGAGGCGGCGGCGGTGGGCGCCCTGGCCGACCGGCTGGGGCCCATGTTTGAGGAAGCCGTGAACCTCATCTACCGGTGCGAGGGACGGGTCGTGGTGACCGGCATGGGCAAGTCGGGTCAGATTTCCCGCAAGATTGCGGCCACCCTGACAAGTACCGGCACGCCAGCTCTCTACATCCATCCCAGCGAAAGCCTGCACGGCGATCTGGGAATGCTGGGTGTGTCGGACCTCCTGCTGATCGTCTCCAACAGTGGTGAAACCGAGGACATACTGCGGATGCTGCCGACGGTAGAGGTGTTGGGCATCCCCATCGTCGCCATCGTGGGGCGGCCCGATTCCACCCTTGCGACCAAGGCGGACGTCTGGCTGGATGCCAGCGTGGAGCGCGAGGCGGGACCCCTTGAACTGGCCCCCACCAGCAGTACGGCCGCAGCGATGGCAATGGGCGACGCCCTGGCCGTGGCCCTGCTGGAGCTGCGGGATTTTAAACCTGAAGACTTTGCCCTTTACCACCCCGGTGGCACGCTGGGGAAAAAATTGCTCACCACCGTGGAATCCCTGATGCACGGCCCAGAGAAACTTCCCCTGGTCAGCCTCGATACCGTCATGCGTCAGGCTATTTTTGTCATCAGTGAAAAGGGATTGGGGATCACCGGCGTGGTGGATGCTGACGGCCATCTGGTGGGCTGCATTACGGATGGCGACCTGCGCAGGGGCCTGGAAGGGGGTAATCACCTGCTGGACCTGCCGGCCGAAGCCGTCATGAACCGGGAGCCCAAGCGGATTTTGCGCCGCGACCTGGCGGTGAGCGCCCTGGCCACCATGGAGGATTTTGAGATCACCTCGCTGTTCGTCATGGAGGATGAGGAGAGCTGGCAGCCGGTGGGGGTGATCCATATTCACGACATTTTCAAATCGGGGATTCGCCGATGA
- the lptC gene encoding LPS export ABC transporter periplasmic protein LptC, translating into MSSAGVLWLWLPVVVLVSGGCRDSAVIQQRGSTRDMFPDHESWESSIIISRNGRLMTVANSQRMIQYDNTDIAHLIGNVQVDFYNDEGLHVSRLLADSADVNTRTNTMSAFGHVIIRSDSGLVLRTRSLRWDNEYEMMTTQDSVMFATDNSDTLYGVGFESDVDLTHWKIYRPWGVVERGFGIQN; encoded by the coding sequence ATGAGCTCGGCGGGCGTCCTGTGGCTCTGGTTGCCGGTAGTGGTGCTGGTTTCGGGTGGCTGCCGGGACAGTGCGGTGATCCAGCAGCGGGGCAGCACCCGGGACATGTTTCCCGATCATGAAAGCTGGGAGAGCAGCATTATCATCTCCCGAAACGGTCGCCTGATGACGGTGGCCAATTCGCAGCGGATGATCCAGTATGACAACACGGATATTGCCCACCTCATCGGCAATGTGCAGGTCGATTTTTACAACGACGAGGGGTTGCACGTGAGTCGGCTCCTGGCCGACAGCGCGGATGTGAATACGCGGACCAACACCATGAGCGCATTCGGCCATGTAATCATCCGTTCCGATAGCGGGCTGGTGCTGCGGACCCGCTCGCTGCGTTGGGACAATGAGTACGAGATGATGACGACCCAGGATTCGGTCATGTTCGCCACCGATAACAGTGACACCCTTTACGGTGTGGGGTTCGAGTCCGATGTGGACTTAACCCATTGGAAAATCTATCGGCCCTGGGGTGTCGTGGAGCGCGGCTTTGGCATCCAGAATTGA
- the lptB gene encoding LPS export ABC transporter ATP-binding protein, whose product MSGHGLYKTYGNREVVRNVSIEVRRGEIVGLLGPNGAGKTTTFYLLTGMIRPSAGRVSLDDDDITTMPMYLRARRGLGYLSQEPSVFARLTVEENLRLVLEVNDLSADEQSERLERLLSELHIDHIRGSSAATLSGGERRRTEIARSLVTEPSFMLLDEPFAGIDPIAVEEIQRIVLQLRERGIGVLITDHNVRETLSITDRAYLLYEGALMKSGTAEELAADEETRRLYLGQNFSLVKRKV is encoded by the coding sequence CTGTCGGGCCACGGCCTGTACAAGACCTACGGCAACCGGGAAGTCGTTCGCAACGTGTCCATCGAGGTGCGACGGGGGGAAATTGTAGGCCTGCTGGGACCCAATGGCGCCGGCAAGACCACCACCTTTTACCTGCTGACGGGGATGATCCGTCCCAGTGCAGGGAGGGTCAGTCTTGACGACGATGATATTACGACCATGCCCATGTACCTGCGCGCCCGGCGTGGATTGGGCTATCTATCACAGGAGCCGTCGGTTTTTGCTCGCCTGACCGTGGAGGAGAACCTGCGCCTGGTTTTGGAGGTGAACGACCTGAGCGCCGATGAGCAGAGTGAGCGTCTGGAGAGGTTGCTGAGCGAGCTCCATATTGATCATATCCGCGGGAGCAGCGCGGCGACGTTGTCCGGGGGCGAACGGCGTCGCACAGAAATCGCCCGCAGCCTGGTAACGGAGCCCAGCTTCATGCTGCTGGACGAGCCGTTTGCCGGGATTGACCCCATCGCAGTGGAAGAAATACAGCGCATCGTATTGCAGCTTCGGGAGCGGGGTATCGGTGTGCTCATCACTGACCACAACGTCCGGGAAACCCTGAGCATCACCGACCGGGCCTATCTGCTCTACGAGGGCGCTCTCATGAAATCGGGTACGGCGGAAGAGTTGGCCGCCGACGAGGAGACGCGGCGGCTATACCTGGGACAAAACTTCAGCTTGGTGAAGCGGAAGGTGTAA